Part of the Catenulispora sp. EB89 genome, TGCGCCGACCGTGCGGCCGCCGGTGGCGCGGGCGCGGGAGCGGCGGCCTTCGGCGCCGGTGCCGACGCCGGAGACCTGTAACAGGCGGGCTTTGAAGGGCTCGCTCGGAGTCGCCACTCCCTGCTCACCCGCGGCGGCAGAGCGCGGCCGGCGCGCGGCATCCGGAGCGGCTTCGGTCGACTCGACAGGAGAGTCCGCGCCGACCGCGTCGGGTCCGGCGGTGGCCTCGGGACCGGACTGCGGCGTGCGGGACCGCTCGGGATCGGTGTCCGGTGCGGCGGCGGCGCGCGGGTCGTTCGGCTGGTTCGGGGCGTCGGGAGTGTCGGAACCGTCGCCATCAGGGCCGCCGGGGCCAGGGCCGGGATCAGGGTCCTCATCCCCGTCCGCAGCATCATCCATGGCCTCGTCCAAGCGCTCCTCGTCCAGCCCCGGCGCGTCGAACGGATGCCGCCGTCGCCGGTGCGGCAGCGCCAGCATCGCCGCCTGGCGCACGTCCTCGGCGATGACCTCAGTCCGGCCGGCCCAGGCGGCGAGCGCCGTCGCGGCGCGTGCCGTGACCAGGTCCGCGCGCATCCCGTCGACCTCGAAGGCCGCGCAGATGCGGGTGATCCGCAGCAGTTCCGCGTCCGGCAGCGTCACCGACGGCAGCAGCGCACGCGCGGCCTCGATGCGTGCGGCCGTCTCCTTGTCCGCCTGCTCCCAGGCCGCGGCGAAGCCCTCCGGGTCGGCCTCGTACGCCAGTCGCCGACGCACGACCTCGGCGCGCTCGGCGGGGTCGCGGCTCGCGCGGACCTCGACGGTCAGGCCGAAGCGGTCGAGCAGTTGGGGCCGCAGCTCGCCTTCTTCCGGGTTCATCGTGCCGACCAGCAGGAAGCGTGCGGCGTGGGAGATCGAGACGCCTTCGCGCTCGACGTGCGCGACGCCCATGGCGGCCGCGTCGAGGAGGAGGTCGACGAGGTGGTCGTGCAGGAGGTTGACCTCGTCCACGTAGAGCAGGCCGCGGTGCGCCGCCGCCAGCAGGCCCGGTTCGTAGGCCGCGACGCCGGAGGCCAGTACCTTCTCCAGGTCCAGGGAGCCCACGAGCCGATCCTCTGTCGCGCCGACGGGCAGCTCGACGAGGCGCGCCGGGTGGGACTGCGAGGCCACGGCGCCGGCCGCGGATGCGGAGGACGCTGAGGGTGCGGAGGGTGCGGAGGAAGCGGAGGACGCGGTGTGCGGGCCGTCGGGGCAGGCGGGGTCGGGCGCGGCGGGGTCGCAGGAGAAGCGGCAGCCGGGGACCACGGCGATCTGCGGCAGCACCGCGGCCAGGGCGCGCACGATCGTCGACTTCGCGGTGCCCTTCTCGCCGCGCACGAGGACGCCGCCGACGGCCGGGGACACGGCGTTCAGCAGCAGGGCCAGCCGGAGGTCGTCAAGACCCACGACGGCGGTGAACGGGTACGGCGGCACGCCGGATCAGCTCCTCACGGGTATCCACGCCCGACAGGTCTCTTCACAAGAACACGCCGCGGGAGCGGCGTGCCGGGGGACGGTCGTAGTCTCCTGACTCTCAGATCCGCGCGCCTGCCCGGCCTTCCCAGAACGCTGACGTCCCAGTGGCTTCGCAAGCGGGAGGCGCTCCCTGATCACAGTGGCGGGACCGTTCCGGATTCGCACCGGATTCCTGCCGACCATCCCGCGTGCAGCATCCCGCAGCGATCATCGGGCGTCAAACCGCGCCCGGGCGGCGCCGGCTGGCGGAATGGCCGGTTCTATCCCTCAATGGGAGGGTGAGCGAGCGACGGCGCAGACCCCGTGTCCTGGGTGAATACGAGCTGGACGGTGGCGCGTTCGCGCTGGCGCGGGGTGAGCAACGCGACACCCCCACGTCCGCACCGCAGCAGCGGCTGCGCGCGCTCGGGCGGCCCGGGACGCTGTGGCGGGCCGTGCTGCGCCGGATCCGGACGACCTGACTCCGGGGAGAACTACACAAGGACTACAGCGGAACAGGACTACAGCGGAGGCCCGTCCCCCGGGTCCTCCTGGTAGGAGTACCGCTGTTCCTTCCACGGGTCCCCGATGTTGTGGTACCCGCGCTCCTCCCAGAACCCGCGCCGGTCCGTCGTGAGGTACTCGATCCCGCGAACCCACTTGGGGCCCTTCCACGCGTACAGGTGCGGCACGATCAGCCGCAGCGGGAAGCCGTGCTCGGGGGTGAGCGGGACGCCGGCGTAGTGCGTCGCGAACAGGACGTTCTCGCGCAGCAGATCCTCGATGCGCAGGTTCGAGCTGTAGCCGTACTCCGCCCAGACCGTGACGTGCGTCGCGTCCGGGGCCGGCGGCGCGAGCTCGAGGACGGTGCGGCCGCTGACGCCGCGCCAGGGGGCGTCCAGCATCGTGAACTTGGTGACGCAGTGGAAGTCGGCGGTCACCTCGACGGACGGCAGCGCCCCGAACTCCTCGTGGAACCAGATCGCCTGCGCGCCGTCGGCGGTGGCGCCCGTCACGCGGAAGTCCCAGGTCGCGGGCTTGAAGCGGGGCACCGGGCCGTAGTGCAGCACCGGCCACTCCCCGCGCTGCATGCGCTGGCCGGGCGGGAGCCGATCGTCGGACTGCACCGTCTCGCCTTCTGTGTCCACCCCTGATCCCGGCTGCCCCATGGGGACCATCGTCCCAGATGTGGTGCACCGCACGTACCGCGGGGACTTGGCAGGTGGCCGTTAGGTAGCTTAGGCTCCCCTAAGTCTGCCGATCCCGAACCCGCCGAGCGCCGGAGCCCCGCTTGTACGCCTGCATATGCCACGCAGTGACCACCGCCGAGGTGGACGCCGTCGTCGCGCTAGGTGCCAAGTCGGTCAAGCAGGTGCGCAAGGCGACCGGCGCGGGCTCCGCGTGCGGGACCTGCGTGAAGCGGCTGAGCTGCCTGCTCGCCGCGGCCCGGGTCGCCGACTCGGCGCCGGTGGACTCGATGCCCGAGGCCGAGCGGCTGCCGGTGCCCGCGCCGACGCGCCCGGCACGCCCCGCGCTCCCGGCCCTCCCGGTGTTCGAGCACGCGCCGGACTGCCCGGCCGCGCTGCCGGCCCTGGGCTGAACCCGCTGGTCATCCTCACGGCGGGGCACTTCGGCGAGCCCGAGGACGTCCCCATTCGGCGCAATCCGCGCACACGCCGTTACCTCCCGGATCGGCGGCTCTGGCAGTATCGGACGCCATGCAGGGTGACAAGGACATCATCGCGTTCCTCAACGAGCAGCTCACAGCCGAACTGACGGCCATCAACCAGTACTGGCTGCACTACAAGCTGCAGGACAACCGCGGCTGGAAGAAGCTCGCCGAGTACACCCGCAGCGAGTCCATCGACGAGATGAAGCACGCGGACAAGCTCGCGGAGCGCATC contains:
- a CDS encoding VWA domain-containing protein, producing MPPYPFTAVVGLDDLRLALLLNAVSPAVGGVLVRGEKGTAKSTIVRALAAVLPQIAVVPGCRFSCDPAAPDPACPDGPHTASSASSAPSAPSASSASAAGAVASQSHPARLVELPVGATEDRLVGSLDLEKVLASGVAAYEPGLLAAAHRGLLYVDEVNLLHDHLVDLLLDAAAMGVAHVEREGVSISHAARFLLVGTMNPEEGELRPQLLDRFGLTVEVRASRDPAERAEVVRRRLAYEADPEGFAAAWEQADKETAARIEAARALLPSVTLPDAELLRITRICAAFEVDGMRADLVTARAATALAAWAGRTEVIAEDVRQAAMLALPHRRRRHPFDAPGLDEERLDEAMDDAADGDEDPDPGPGPGGPDGDGSDTPDAPNQPNDPRAAAAPDTDPERSRTPQSGPEATAGPDAVGADSPVESTEAAPDAARRPRSAAAGEQGVATPSEPFKARLLQVSGVGTGAEGRRSRARATGGRTVGARPGAHGLHLVATVRAAAPEQVARGRREGAIRLRSEDLREPIREGREGNLVLFVVDASGSMAARQRMAAVKGAILSLLLDAYQRRDKVGLVTFRGRDAEVALPPTWSVDAGAARLTSLPTGGRTPLAAGLLQAADVLRVERMRDPNRRPLVLVVTDGRATQAISSSSSAAAPRATASPRATASRAAGADPLADTRRAAAHLRQAVATLGGSAVVVDCESGPVRLGLAARLAADLAADHLPLTDLAADALTAAVHGNRPRSDRRAA
- a CDS encoding sulfite oxidase-like oxidoreductase produces the protein MGQPGSGVDTEGETVQSDDRLPPGQRMQRGEWPVLHYGPVPRFKPATWDFRVTGATADGAQAIWFHEEFGALPSVEVTADFHCVTKFTMLDAPWRGVSGRTVLELAPPAPDATHVTVWAEYGYSSNLRIEDLLRENVLFATHYAGVPLTPEHGFPLRLIVPHLYAWKGPKWVRGIEYLTTDRRGFWEERGYHNIGDPWKEQRYSYQEDPGDGPPL
- a CDS encoding bacterioferritin-associated ferredoxin, with the translated sequence MYACICHAVTTAEVDAVVALGAKSVKQVRKATGAGSACGTCVKRLSCLLAAARVADSAPVDSMPEAERLPVPAPTRPARPALPALPVFEHAPDCPAALPALG